One genomic region from Drosophila subpulchrella strain 33 F10 #4 breed RU33 chromosome 2R, RU_Dsub_v1.1 Primary Assembly, whole genome shotgun sequence encodes:
- the LOC119552162 gene encoding pyruvate dehydrogenase (acetyl-transferring) kinase, mitochondrial isoform X2 — protein sequence MRLFPVRFSAASSSLGSLAKMLDFYSGFNPSPLSIKQFMDFGQNACEKKSYIFLRKELPVRLANIMKEIALLPDNLLHTRSVSEVSSWYVKSFEDVLIYEKAEPTHDNLQKFVADLDLIRNRHNDVVQTMAQGVIEMKENEGGQVDAPTESSIQYFLDRLYMSRISIRMLINQHTLLFGGNPHAGGRHIGCLDPACDLSDVVRDAYENARFLCDQYYLTSPALEIQQHSSEPGDNLPIRTVYVPSHLYYMLFELFKNSMRAVVEHHGHDNNDTLPPLKVAICRGKEDICVKISDQGGGIPRSQTDQLFKYMYSTAPQPSKSDLHTVPLAGYGYGLPISRLYARYFHGDIVLLSCEGFGTDAIIYLKALSDEANELLPIFNKTSSKFYRATVPTGDWSNQNFSNRWRYLYGFLKNL from the exons GTCAAAATGCCTGCGAAAAGAAATCTTATATATTCCTGCGCAAGGAGCTCCCAGTTCGGCTGGCGAATATCATGAAGGAGATCGCCCTTCTCCCGGATAACCTGTTGCACACAAGATCCGTAAGCGAAGTGAGCTCCTGGTATGTCAAGAGTTTCGAGGATGTGCTTATTTACGAGAAAGCCGAGCCCACCCACGACAATCTGCAAAA GTTTGTGGCCGATTTAGATCTCATTAGAAATCGACACAACGATGTAGTGCAAACGATGGCACAGGGTGTGATCGAAATGAAGGAGAACGAGGGCGGCCAGGTGGATGCCCCCACCGAGAGCTCCATTCAGTACTTTCTCGACAGGCTCTACATGTCACGCATCAGCATTCGCATGCTGATCAACCAGCACA CCCTGCTCTTTGGAGGAAATCCCCATGCGGGTGGTCGCCACATTGGCTGTCTGGATCCCGCCTGTGATCTGTCGGATGTGGTTCGCGATGCCTACGAGAACGCCCGCTTCCTGTGCGATCAGTACTACCTGACCAGTCCGGCGCTGGAGATCCAGCAGCACAGCAGCGAGCCTGGCGACAACCTACCCATCCGCACAGTGTACGTGCCCTCTCACCTGTACTATATGCTTTTCGAGCTCTTCAAGAACTCCATGCGTGCGGTTGTGGAGCACCATGGCCATGACAACAATGACACATTGCCGCCGCTAAAGGTGGCCATTTGCAGGGGCAAGGAGGACATCTGCGTGAAGATCTCTGACCAGGGTGGCGGTATTCCCCGCTCCCAGACCGACCAGCTCTTCAAGTACATGTACAGCACAGCGCCGCAGCCCTCGAAATCGGACCTGCACACGGTGCCTCTAGCGGGCTATGGATATGGCCTGCCGATCTCAAGGCTCTACGCCCGCTATTTCCACGGCGACATTGTGCTGCTCTCCTGCGAGGGATTCGGTACCGATGCGATCATTTATCTGAAG GCTCTGTCCGACGAGGCCAACGAATTGCTGCCGATCTTCAACAAGACAAGCTCTAAGTTCTATCGCGCCACCGTGCCCACGGGTGACTGGTCCAATCAG AACTTTTCCAATCGTTGGCGttatttgtatggttttttaaagaatttataa
- the LOC119552162 gene encoding pyruvate dehydrogenase (acetyl-transferring) kinase, mitochondrial isoform X1, which translates to MRLFPVRFSAASSSLGSLAKMLDFYSGFNPSPLSIKQFMDFGQNACEKKSYIFLRKELPVRLANIMKEIALLPDNLLHTRSVSEVSSWYVKSFEDVLIYEKAEPTHDNLQKFVADLDLIRNRHNDVVQTMAQGVIEMKENEGGQVDAPTESSIQYFLDRLYMSRISIRMLINQHTLLFGGNPHAGGRHIGCLDPACDLSDVVRDAYENARFLCDQYYLTSPALEIQQHSSEPGDNLPIRTVYVPSHLYYMLFELFKNSMRAVVEHHGHDNNDTLPPLKVAICRGKEDICVKISDQGGGIPRSQTDQLFKYMYSTAPQPSKSDLHTVPLAGYGYGLPISRLYARYFHGDIVLLSCEGFGTDAIIYLKALSDEANELLPIFNKTSSKFYRATVPTGDWSNQSSDMNARQLSASIPKRCDFIQDA; encoded by the exons GTCAAAATGCCTGCGAAAAGAAATCTTATATATTCCTGCGCAAGGAGCTCCCAGTTCGGCTGGCGAATATCATGAAGGAGATCGCCCTTCTCCCGGATAACCTGTTGCACACAAGATCCGTAAGCGAAGTGAGCTCCTGGTATGTCAAGAGTTTCGAGGATGTGCTTATTTACGAGAAAGCCGAGCCCACCCACGACAATCTGCAAAA GTTTGTGGCCGATTTAGATCTCATTAGAAATCGACACAACGATGTAGTGCAAACGATGGCACAGGGTGTGATCGAAATGAAGGAGAACGAGGGCGGCCAGGTGGATGCCCCCACCGAGAGCTCCATTCAGTACTTTCTCGACAGGCTCTACATGTCACGCATCAGCATTCGCATGCTGATCAACCAGCACA CCCTGCTCTTTGGAGGAAATCCCCATGCGGGTGGTCGCCACATTGGCTGTCTGGATCCCGCCTGTGATCTGTCGGATGTGGTTCGCGATGCCTACGAGAACGCCCGCTTCCTGTGCGATCAGTACTACCTGACCAGTCCGGCGCTGGAGATCCAGCAGCACAGCAGCGAGCCTGGCGACAACCTACCCATCCGCACAGTGTACGTGCCCTCTCACCTGTACTATATGCTTTTCGAGCTCTTCAAGAACTCCATGCGTGCGGTTGTGGAGCACCATGGCCATGACAACAATGACACATTGCCGCCGCTAAAGGTGGCCATTTGCAGGGGCAAGGAGGACATCTGCGTGAAGATCTCTGACCAGGGTGGCGGTATTCCCCGCTCCCAGACCGACCAGCTCTTCAAGTACATGTACAGCACAGCGCCGCAGCCCTCGAAATCGGACCTGCACACGGTGCCTCTAGCGGGCTATGGATATGGCCTGCCGATCTCAAGGCTCTACGCCCGCTATTTCCACGGCGACATTGTGCTGCTCTCCTGCGAGGGATTCGGTACCGATGCGATCATTTATCTGAAG GCTCTGTCCGACGAGGCCAACGAATTGCTGCCGATCTTCAACAAGACAAGCTCTAAGTTCTATCGCGCCACCGTGCCCACGGGTGACTGGTCCAATCAG AGCTCGGATATGAATGCACGCCAGCTGTCGGCCAGCATACCAAAGCGCTGCGACTTTATTCAGGACGCTTGA
- the LOC119552161 gene encoding PTB domain-containing adapter protein ced-6, translating into MPYQPANSGGTSGGSKAAAKMAQLKFWNKQNSSKQQQQDKDKDAADGGSNTSGGGSGTGSNSNGDAKGEAKSGKRNWLHTPEQLISGHAVYLVKFFGNLSVDQPKGIEVVKEAIRKLQFAQQMKKAETGTQEKFKKLEITISIKGVAIQEPRTHKILHQFPLYNISYCADEKGVKKFFSFIAKSVKTRDGSDPATNGHANGNGDGSAKAEETHECFVFISNKLASDITLTIGQAFDLAYRKYMDSTEKTNLSKAQQQINHLQQTVNVYKERLREVSAKLPKAELDALLFNLGIKDILEAPVTEPQNGIEVASEALSNGKLDDDKLLIDTNSTTASTHSASPSSFLPIVPPRNNLSSQISIGGKSNSQKMDELLLNSDSDSDFDPRADEIQDNGSNGRNAISNDLFGFEPSKSFGQQLFVNNNDHKLQNNNNTSNSSLLITSNNSTINSSGFSSELNITPPLLAPPPKIAAPRRLTSVTTGNGLNGNTDLFGSDPFEMNNGPTIFKQNQLNLDDFSLESLDPLRK; encoded by the exons ATGCCTTATCAGCCAGCCAACAGCGGCGGGACGTCTGGCGGCAGCAAGGCGGCGGCCAAGATGGCCCAGCTGAAGTTCTGGAACAAGCAGAACAGCAgcaagcagcagcaacaggacAAGGACAAGGACGCCGCCGATGGGGGCAGCAACACCAgtggcggcggcagcggcaccggcagcaacagcaacgggGATGCCAAAGGCGAGGCCAAGAGCGGCAAGCGCAACTGGCTGCACACGCCGGAGCAGCTCATCAGCGGACACGCGGTCTATCTAGTCAAG TTCTTTGGTAACCTGAGCGTGGACCAGCCCAAGGGCATCGAGGTGGTCAAGGAGGCCATTCGGAAGCTGCAGTTTGCCCAGCAGATGAAGAAGGCGGAGACGGGCACCCAGGAGAAGTTCAAGAAGCTGGAGATCACCATTAGCATCAAGGGCGTGGCCATCCAGGAGCCGCGCACCCACAAGATCCTGCACCAATTTCCTCTCTACAACATATCGTACTGTGCGGACGAAAAGGGTGTAAAGAAGTTCTTCAGTTTTATTGCCAAGTCGGTGAAGACGCGGGACGGCAGCGATCCGGCGACAAATGGCCATGCGAACGGAAATGGCGATGGTAGTGCCAAGGCGGAGGAGACCCACGAGTGCTTTGTGTTCATTTCCAACAAATTGGCCTCGGATATCACGCTGACCATTGGTCAGGCCTTCGATTTGGCCTACAG GAAGTACATGGACAGCACTGAGAAGACGAATCTGAGCAAGGCGCAGCAGCAGATCAATCATCTGCAGCAAACTGTAAACGTTTACAAGGAGCGACTGCGCGAAGTATCCGCCAAATTGCCAAAGGCTGAACTGGATGCCCTGCTCTTCAATCTGGGCATCAAGGATATCCTGGAAGCGCCAGTCACAGAGCCACAGAATGGAATCGAGGTGGCCAGCGAAGCCctgagcaacggcaagctgg ATGATGACAAGCTGCTGATTGACACCAATTCCACCACGGCATCGACCCACTCGGCGTCGCCCAGCTCGTTCTTGCCCATTGTCCCGCCGCGGAACAATCTTTCCAGCCAGATTAGCATCGGTGGCAAGAGCAACAGCCAGAAGATGGACGAGCTGCTGCTGAACTCCGATTCCGACAGCGATTTCGATCCGCGGGCTGATGAGATTCAGGACAACGGCAGCAACGGTCGGAATGCGATCAGCAACGATCTGTTTGGCTTTGAGCCGTCCAAGAGTTTTGGCCAGCAGCTATTTGTAAACAACAACGATCACAAGCTGCAGAATAACAACAACACGAGCAACAGCAGCTTACTGATCACAAGCAATAATAGTACCATTAATAGCAGTGGTTTCTCCAGCGAGCTGAACATCACGCCGCCATTGT TGGCGCCACCGCCAAAGATTGCTGCTCCCAGGCGCCTAACCTCGGTAACAACGGGCAACGGCCTAAATGGCAATACGGATCTATTCGGTTCAGATCCCTTTGAAATGAACAATGGACCGACCATTTTCAAG CAAAATCAGCTGAACCTTGACGACTTCTCGCTGGAGAGTTTGGATCCCCTGCGCAAGTAG